GGATCGTCTCGTCGAAGACGGCCTGCCACAGCGAGGGGTCGCTCTCGACGGCGGCGCGCTGCTCGGGGTGGGTGAGCAGCCCCCAGGCGGCGACGCCGAGGGCGTCGCGGGGCTCGTTGAGGCCGCCGCCGATCGTCATCTTCACGTTGGCCCGGATGCGGTCGAGCGGCATCTCGTAGTCGGGGATGCGCAGCAGCTGCGAGAGCAGCGACTCGTTCGGGTTGGCGGCGTGCCACGCGAGCATCTCGTCGAGCGCCGCGTCGACCTCGTCGAACGACTGCTTGCCGAGCGCCCACACGTCGGGGTCGTCGGCGTAGTTGCCGGTGGCGTCGATCATCGTCTGCGACCAGCGCTGCAGATCCTGCTGGGTGGCGTTGTGCAGGCCGATGAGCTCGCGCAGGCTCTCGGCGGCGAAGGGGGCCGAGAAGTCCCAGATCAGGTCTGCGCCGGGGCCCTTCGCGATGAACTCCTCGAGGTAGCGCTCGGCGTTGCGCTGGAACTTCGACTTCCAGACCCGCTGCACGGCGCCCGGGCGCAGCGCCGGCTGCCAGGCCTTGCGCTCGATGTAGTGCTCGGGGTCGTCCCGGCGCAGCATCGAGTGGCCCATCGCGCGGATCTGCAGCGAACCCTGTTCGTCGGCCGAGAAGATCTGCTGGTCGAGCTCGGTCTCGTGCACGGCCTCGTAGGAGGTGATGAGGTAGCGGCCGACCTGCGGCACCCAGTGCACGCCGCCCTCGGCGCGCAGCCGCTCGTAGATGGGGAATGGATCGCGATAGAGATCGGGAATGGTCACCCAGTCGGCGACCGGAGCCTCGTTGCTCGTCATGGCGCACCTCGTCGTTCTGAACTGCCGTACGCCTTCGAGTATGCTCGGCGCATAAACGAAACAAAAGCGGAATTATCTGCATTGTTTATTCGATAACGTGCAACAATAGGCGGCATGATCCGCACCTCGTCCGAAGGCCCCGCGCTCGAGTGGGGTATCAAGCGCTCCCTCGTGCAGTACGTGATCGGCATGCCCGACGGCTCGGCGAGCGTGCTCCCTCCCGCCCGGGTGGCCCGCGAGGGGTTCCGCTTCCCGGCGGCGGACCCCGCTCGGACCACTGACCCCGATGCCGCCGGCGTCTCCGACCGAACGCTCCGCTTCACCGGAACGGTGACGCTCAGCGGGCACAGCGGCATGCTGAGGCTCGTGTTCGAGGACCCCTGGCTGGTGCCGGGTGCGCGCCCCGGCCAGGCGTGGGAGCTCACGATCGCAGACCCCTACGAACCGGGATCGCGCCTGGCTTTCGCCGCCATCGAGCGCCTCGAACTCGACGCGGCCGGCGGCGGCGCAGCGAACGGCACCCGCCTCACCGCGGCGGGCGCCGACCTCTTCGCCTCGGGTCCCTACGCCGCCGGCACCGAGCTCGACGACCCGGTGGTGGTCGCGCGTGGCTGAACCGCTCGACGCGCCCCTGCCCGGGTTCACCCTGCGCCAGCTGGCCTACTTCGTCGCGGCCGCCGACGAGGGCACCATCACGGGCGCCGCCGAGCTGCTGCGCGTCTCGCCCTCGGCGATGTCCGACGCCATCACCGAGCTCGAATCGGTCATGCGCGAGCGGCTGTGCGTGCGCCGCCGGGCCCACGGGCTCACCCTCACGCCCGCGGGGGCTCAGCTCGTGCGCCACGCCCGGCTCATGCTCGCCGAGGCCGAGGAGCTGCGCCGCTCCGTCGGGGGCGGCGGGCAGCTGTCCGGCCCCGTGGTGATCGGCTGCTATCCGACGCTCGCGCCGACCGTCCTGCCGCCGCTGCTGCAGGACTTCGCCGAGCTGCACCCGCACATCGACCTCTCGATCCGCGAGGCGACGCAGGATCGGCTGGCCGAGGATCTCGCGTCGGGCCGCATCGACGTGGCGTTCGTCTACGACATGCTGGTGCCCGGCGACACCGAGCGCGCCAGGCTCTACGAGCTGCAGGCGCACGCGCTGCTCGCCGCCGACCACCCGCTCGCGGGGCGAGCGAGCGTGCGGCTCGACGAGCTCGTGGGCGACGACCTGATCCTGCTCGATGCGCCGCCCTCGAGCGAGCACACCCTCTCCGTGTTCGCCGAGCGCGGTCTGCGCCCGCGCATCAGGCATCGCACGGCGAGCTACGAGGTGGTGCGCACGCTCGTCGCCCGCGGCCTCGGGTACGGCGTCCTGGTGACGCGGGTCGCCAACCCCGAGAGCTACGAGGGCCTGCCCCTCGTCGCGAAGACGATCGTTCCGCCGGTGCGCCCGGTCGCGATCGACATGATCTGGGCTCCGGATCGGCCGGTCCCCGCGCGAACCCGGGCCCTGATCGAGTTCGCGCGGGGCGTCGCCTGGCCCTCGTGAGGGCCGCGGGTCAGACCGTGGCCGCCTCCCGCTGCGGCTCCTCGGAGCGCTCGATGAGCGGGGTGCCCCAGCGGTCCTTGATGACGAGCACGGCCACGAGCGAGATGGCGCCCATGACGGCGAGGTAGATCGACACGGATCCGATCCACCCGGTGCTCTGCTGCAGCCAGGTCGCGATCGTGGGGGCGAACGCGCCGCCGAGGATCGCGCCGAGCGCGTAGGAGAGGGAGACTCCCGAGTAGCGCACCCGCGAGGGGAAGATCTCGGCGAAGTACGCGGCCTGCGGGCCGTAGGTGAGTCCGGTGGACACCATCCAGGCGGCGAGCGAGACGGCCACCATCGCCACGATCTGCGTGTCGACGAGCAGGAAGAGCGGGAACGCCCACAGGATCTGCAGGGCGTAGCCGACGAGATACACCTTGCGGCGGCTCTGCCAGCGGTCCGACAGCCAGCCGCCGAGCAGCGTGGTGAGCGCCCACACCGCCGAGGCGAGCGTGACGCACCACAGCACCGCCGTGCGGTCCATGCCGTGCACGGTCGTGGCGTACGAGAGCACGTAGCCGCCCGTCGACATGTAGCCGGCGGCGTTGTTGCCCGCGAAGGTGAGGGCGACGAGGATCACGAGCCACCAGTGCTTCTTCAGCAGCTCCACGAGCGGCATCTTGGAGCGGGCCTTGCTCTCGCGCAGCTCGAGGAACACGGGGCTCTCCTCGACCGAGCG
The genomic region above belongs to Leucobacter muris and contains:
- a CDS encoding HtaA domain-containing protein, whose product is MIRTSSEGPALEWGIKRSLVQYVIGMPDGSASVLPPARVAREGFRFPAADPARTTDPDAAGVSDRTLRFTGTVTLSGHSGMLRLVFEDPWLVPGARPGQAWELTIADPYEPGSRLAFAAIERLELDAAGGGAANGTRLTAAGADLFASGPYAAGTELDDPVVVARG
- a CDS encoding LysR family transcriptional regulator, with translation MAEPLDAPLPGFTLRQLAYFVAAADEGTITGAAELLRVSPSAMSDAITELESVMRERLCVRRRAHGLTLTPAGAQLVRHARLMLAEAEELRRSVGGGGQLSGPVVIGCYPTLAPTVLPPLLQDFAELHPHIDLSIREATQDRLAEDLASGRIDVAFVYDMLVPGDTERARLYELQAHALLAADHPLAGRASVRLDELVGDDLILLDAPPSSEHTLSVFAERGLRPRIRHRTASYEVVRTLVARGLGYGVLVTRVANPESYEGLPLVAKTIVPPVRPVAIDMIWAPDRPVPARTRALIEFARGVAWPS
- a CDS encoding MFS transporter: MSTSAPSRPRRESRRVAIATMVGTTIEWYDFFIYANTAALVFAQLFFEPLGQQASLLVSFATVGISFLFRPLGAIVAGHLGDRVGRRAMLVMTLVLMGAATTLIGVLPTYAQVGVLAPVLLVLLRILQGFSAGGEWGGAALMAVEHAPDGKRGLFGSAPQLGVPFGMLLASGVLAITTAAYGPEGFLEFGWRIPFLIGVVLLVVGFIIRRSVEESPVFLELRESKARSKMPLVELLKKHWWLVILVALTFAGNNAAGYMSTGGYVLSYATTVHGMDRTAVLWCVTLASAVWALTTLLGGWLSDRWQSRRKVYLVGYALQILWAFPLFLLVDTQIVAMVAVSLAAWMVSTGLTYGPQAAYFAEIFPSRVRYSGVSLSYALGAILGGAFAPTIATWLQQSTGWIGSVSIYLAVMGAISLVAVLVIKDRWGTPLIERSEEPQREAATV